The Brevibacillus brevis genome contains a region encoding:
- a CDS encoding helix-turn-helix domain-containing protein codes for MITLTLGNKLKALREQRGWTQTLAASRLGISSQVVSNYERNYRSPDKEMLSRIAKVYNCSLDWLLGISDDPERIEDNASVVEKKKSTSEFESLFFYELEKLSEEDKQKALEHVRYLRYLTEQENRK; via the coding sequence GTGATTACTTTGACTCTTGGCAATAAATTAAAAGCATTACGTGAACAACGTGGTTGGACACAAACCTTAGCAGCCTCGAGACTTGGTATCTCATCTCAAGTAGTTTCTAACTACGAAAGGAATTATAGATCCCCTGACAAAGAGATGTTGTCTCGGATCGCTAAGGTATATAACTGCTCTCTAGATTGGCTACTTGGAATTAGTGACGATCCGGAAAGAATAGAAGATAATGCCTCTGTAGTAGAGAAGAAAAAGTCCACTTCTGAATTTGAAAGCTTATTCTTCTATGAATTAGAAAAGCTAAGCGAGGAAGATAAACAGAAGGCTTTAGAGCATGTAAGGTACTTAAGATATCTAACGGAGCAAGAGAATAGGAAGTAA
- a CDS encoding helix-turn-helix domain-containing protein, whose amino-acid sequence MGNNSTRISLYSRARIHDICGYAYQNQRTGEQLTNESLGKRLGRSARLVSDVINGRATPSREDAEAFVKECGLLS is encoded by the coding sequence ATGGGGAACAACAGCACTAGAATTTCACTATATTCTCGCGCTCGGATACATGACATCTGTGGATATGCTTATCAAAATCAGCGTACAGGCGAACAACTGACGAATGAATCACTTGGGAAGAGGCTAGGAAGATCGGCACGCTTGGTATCGGATGTAATTAATGGCCGAGCGACGCCATCCCGAGAGGATGCGGAAGCGTTCGTGAAGGAATGCGGGTTATTGTCATGA
- a CDS encoding helix-turn-helix domain-containing protein translates to MIAVHERIEQIRVDRGVTKSYLAKKLGITAMGYHHLATGRSPISTDSLQIIAEALEVDPRNFFA, encoded by the coding sequence TTGATTGCTGTACATGAAAGAATAGAGCAGATTAGGGTCGATAGAGGTGTAACAAAGTCGTATTTAGCTAAGAAACTAGGTATTACAGCAATGGGTTATCACCACCTGGCTACAGGAAGATCACCAATTAGTACGGACAGTTTACAAATAATTGCAGAGGCTTTAGAAGTTGATCCAAGAAATTTTTTTGCCTGA
- a CDS encoding GPW/gp25 family protein — protein MKWIPETPVRTTIGARFAATDFKKSHKFDFSKGDFVGGGTVYVDGVEAFKQSVEKLVLTDREKFSYGLMNGIFKASKLDELRMKLVIWR, from the coding sequence ATGAAATGGATACCTGAAACACCTGTTAGAACAACTATTGGAGCTCGCTTTGCCGCAACGGATTTCAAAAAATCCCACAAGTTTGATTTCTCAAAAGGTGACTTTGTAGGGGGAGGAACTGTTTACGTTGATGGTGTTGAGGCTTTCAAGCAAAGTGTAGAAAAACTTGTTTTAACAGATAGAGAAAAATTCTCTTATGGATTGATGAATGGAATCTTTAAAGCCTCCAAGCTGGATGAGTTGAGAATGAAGCTCGTGATTTGGCGATAA